The following are from one region of the Phycisphaeraceae bacterium genome:
- a CDS encoding flagellar hook-basal body complex protein: MASTTSLLTGLSGLVANSRRLDVIGNNISNVNTTAFKSNRMHFAPAFSRNISLGTAPGATTGGTNPAQVGLGVTVAGTQRNFATGPINPTGIPTDLAIDGNGFFVVQRGGREFYSRAGAFQLNSNNEMVTISGERLRGYAIDDNFTLVTGQARDISIPLGSLTIAEATENVNFAGNLNASGPLSTTGSISAFDQVWQTTAAVPLTAASTFGAVDNPDNTGNALFPGAGPYAITFNGAQKGDKTLPTQSFNIDPAVTTIGDFLTFINNFFGIDPGVTNPDGSITGAQIDAAGVISIVGNTGAFNTIQLESGDIRITDSLGAAIANPFTVTTPTVADGESVRTTFIVYDSLGTPLEVDLTMVLDSTDDNGTNWRYYVESSNHIDPLNPSRLVGGGLIQFDNFGRLLTNSPISVTLGRDQTGALDPLVFSLTLNDGADSVTALTDTSGRSQIAAVNQDGSPLGVLDSFSVGEDGVITGGFSNGLTRTIGQIIVATFTNPEGLIDAGNNLFAVGPNSGTALITTPGNFGTGRMVGGALEQSNVDLGQEFINLVLTQTGYSAATRVIQTTDQLIQQLLVIGR; the protein is encoded by the coding sequence ATGGCTTCGACCACTTCTCTTCTCACCGGTCTCTCGGGCCTCGTGGCGAATTCCCGTCGTCTCGACGTGATCGGCAACAACATCTCCAACGTCAACACCACGGCGTTCAAGTCCAACCGCATGCACTTCGCGCCGGCCTTCTCCAGGAACATCTCGCTGGGCACCGCGCCGGGCGCGACCACCGGCGGCACCAACCCGGCGCAGGTCGGCCTGGGCGTCACCGTCGCGGGCACGCAGCGCAACTTCGCCACCGGGCCCATCAACCCAACGGGCATCCCCACCGACCTCGCGATCGACGGCAACGGCTTCTTCGTCGTCCAGCGCGGCGGGCGCGAGTTCTACAGCCGCGCCGGCGCGTTCCAGCTCAACTCGAACAACGAGATGGTCACCATCTCGGGCGAACGCCTGCGCGGCTACGCGATCGACGACAACTTCACCCTCGTCACCGGCCAGGCGCGCGACATCAGCATCCCCCTCGGATCGCTCACCATCGCCGAAGCCACCGAGAACGTGAACTTCGCCGGCAACCTCAACGCCAGCGGCCCGCTCTCCACCACCGGCTCCATCAGCGCCTTCGACCAGGTCTGGCAGACCACCGCCGCGGTCCCGCTCACCGCCGCCAGCACCTTCGGCGCCGTCGACAACCCCGACAACACCGGCAACGCCCTGTTCCCGGGCGCAGGCCCCTACGCCATCACCTTCAACGGCGCGCAGAAGGGCGACAAGACCCTCCCCACCCAGTCGTTCAACATCGACCCGGCGGTCACGACGATCGGCGACTTCCTCACCTTCATCAATAACTTCTTCGGCATCGACCCGGGCGTCACCAACCCCGACGGATCCATCACCGGCGCCCAGATCGACGCAGCGGGCGTCATCTCCATCGTGGGCAACACGGGCGCGTTCAACACGATCCAGCTCGAGTCCGGCGATATCCGCATCACCGACAGTCTCGGCGCAGCCATCGCCAACCCGTTCACCGTCACTACGCCAACCGTCGCCGACGGCGAGAGCGTCCGGACCACCTTCATCGTCTACGACTCGCTGGGCACGCCCCTCGAGGTCGACCTGACCATGGTGCTCGACTCCACCGACGACAACGGCACCAACTGGCGCTACTACGTCGAGTCCTCCAACCACATCGACCCACTCAACCCGAGCCGGCTCGTCGGGGGCGGGTTGATCCAGTTCGACAACTTCGGGCGACTGCTGACGAACTCGCCCATCTCCGTCACCCTCGGGCGCGACCAGACCGGCGCGCTCGACCCGCTCGTCTTCTCGCTCACGCTCAACGACGGCGCCGACTCGGTGACCGCGCTCACCGACACAAGCGGTCGCTCGCAGATCGCCGCCGTCAACCAGGACGGCTCGCCCCTGGGCGTGCTCGACTCGTTCTCGGTGGGCGAGGACGGCGTGATCACCGGCGGGTTCTCGAACGGGCTGACGCGCACGATCGGGCAGATCATCGTCGCGACCTTCACGAACCCCGAGGGCCTGATCGACGCGGGCAACAACCTGTTCGCCGTCGGCCCCAACTCCGGCACCGCCCTGATCACCACGCCGGGCAACTTCGGCACGGGTCGCATGGTGGGCGGCGCGCTGGAGCAGTCGAACGTGGACCTTGGCCAGGAGTTCATCAACCTGGTGCTCACGCAGACGGGCTATTCCGCCGCGACCCGAGTCATCCAGACGACGGACCAGTTGATCCAGCAGCTGCTGGTCATCGGCCGATAA
- a CDS encoding flagellar hook-length control protein FliK gives MLAPTLPPIQPDAPPPSATLAPAAQRTRPDAPKSAAPSSTDAKARSTGSGRAENPSPDRPDERSFAASLDRASKRAEPGARENTGPVEPEAQKSAEQDASAQTPSAPAEHSPEPQEPAASVVEPVSGGVPVTEPTVGSDAPIAQVDAPIAPAPSPRTPIQPEQHAEQSESRPTPGAIAAQPDPRGAAGAQTTTGNDNAASPAPSANAGDAKAPRAEDHSQPGATQRASDGSARPSINPEEPTGDARLSAKPEQASSNQKDAPVAAPRAASADASRPLPTDDGARVLPERASEEPDASLPPARPRAGEARLVEDEAAPEVSAQTDRVARPQASERRQAFGAAPTTSEIAPADETDTQRVAARAFPTEGGRTSQSQAEPAPSAPSVAQLQAAGAHSGASTSDERPRDDARQQRQDRAAPAQQATGARDSSAQHAGSQFDLRPGGEIRATPANPAQTNTTLTGSAQGAEPDEAALASVHRGLGVAMKQQGGSVQMRLTPESLGLLKIEMTIARGVVAATLQASTPEARELLGRHIETLRASLEAKGLSVERLSITLAPASHGGSSGQFNGAGSNAHQQGAGQQTTSADPNADHDASGERSRGWFEREQKRYERSREEGATEPDERLFRFRFGLHAIG, from the coding sequence TTGCTCGCCCCGACGCTGCCCCCGATCCAACCCGACGCGCCTCCCCCCAGCGCAACCCTCGCGCCCGCCGCGCAGCGCACGCGCCCCGACGCGCCGAAATCCGCTGCGCCCTCGTCGACCGACGCGAAGGCAAGGTCGACCGGTTCGGGTCGCGCCGAGAATCCCTCGCCCGATCGGCCCGACGAGCGTTCCTTCGCCGCGAGTCTGGACCGCGCCTCGAAGCGCGCCGAGCCCGGCGCTCGCGAGAACACCGGGCCCGTCGAGCCGGAAGCGCAGAAGTCTGCCGAGCAGGACGCGTCTGCCCAGACTCCCTCGGCGCCCGCCGAGCACTCGCCTGAGCCCCAGGAGCCGGCCGCGAGCGTCGTCGAGCCGGTGTCGGGCGGCGTGCCCGTGACCGAGCCGACCGTCGGTTCGGACGCGCCGATCGCGCAGGTCGACGCGCCGATCGCGCCCGCTCCATCGCCGCGCACGCCGATCCAGCCCGAACAGCACGCCGAGCAGAGCGAGTCTCGCCCGACGCCCGGGGCGATCGCCGCGCAGCCCGACCCTCGAGGCGCAGCGGGCGCCCAAACTACAACCGGAAACGACAACGCCGCCTCCCCTGCGCCCAGCGCGAACGCCGGGGACGCGAAGGCGCCACGCGCCGAGGATCACTCGCAGCCCGGCGCGACGCAGCGTGCCAGCGACGGGTCGGCGCGCCCCTCGATCAATCCGGAAGAACCGACCGGTGACGCACGACTCTCCGCCAAGCCCGAGCAGGCATCCTCAAACCAGAAAGACGCGCCCGTCGCCGCTCCGCGCGCCGCAAGCGCCGACGCCTCGCGTCCGCTCCCGACCGACGATGGCGCACGGGTGCTCCCCGAGCGCGCGAGCGAAGAGCCCGACGCGTCGTTGCCGCCCGCGCGCCCCAGGGCTGGCGAGGCCCGGCTCGTGGAGGACGAGGCGGCGCCCGAAGTTTCGGCACAGACCGATCGCGTCGCCCGGCCCCAAGCGTCGGAGCGACGCCAGGCCTTCGGCGCCGCGCCGACGACCAGCGAGATCGCGCCGGCCGACGAGACCGACACGCAGCGCGTCGCGGCCAGAGCGTTCCCGACAGAAGGCGGGCGCACATCGCAGTCGCAGGCCGAGCCGGCGCCTAGCGCGCCGTCCGTCGCGCAACTGCAGGCGGCGGGGGCGCACTCGGGGGCATCGACCTCGGACGAAAGACCCAGAGACGACGCTCGCCAGCAGAGGCAGGACCGCGCCGCGCCGGCACAGCAGGCGACGGGCGCTCGCGACTCGTCAGCCCAGCACGCCGGGTCGCAGTTCGACCTGCGCCCGGGCGGCGAGATCCGCGCGACACCGGCAAACCCGGCGCAGACGAACACGACCCTCACGGGCTCGGCGCAGGGCGCCGAGCCGGACGAGGCGGCCCTCGCGTCGGTCCACCGAGGCCTCGGCGTCGCGATGAAACAGCAGGGCGGGAGCGTCCAGATGCGTCTCACCCCCGAGTCGCTGGGCCTGCTCAAGATCGAGATGACCATCGCGCGGGGCGTCGTCGCCGCCACGCTGCAGGCGTCCACCCCAGAGGCACGCGAGTTGCTTGGTCGTCATATCGAGACGCTCCGCGCTTCGCTGGAGGCGAAGGGTCTGAGCGTCGAGAGGTTGTCGATCACGCTTGCGCCCGCGAGCCACGGAGGGTCGAGCGGGCAGTTCAACGGCGCCGGCTCGAACGCGCACCAGCAGGGCGCCGGGCAGCAGACGACGAGCGCCGACCCGAACGCGGACCACGACGCGTCGGGCGAGCGGAGCAGGGGCTGGTTCGAGCGCGAGCAGAAGCGATACGAACGCAGCCGGGAGGAAGGGGCGACCGAGCCCGACGAGCGGCTGTTCCGGTTCCGCTTCGGCCTCCACGCGATCGGGTGA